The Listeria monocytogenes genome window below encodes:
- a CDS encoding DUF3267 domain-containing protein: protein MRCLKSINTERRDEFNRLFLKGILVWLAAVCICFLTQHLIYPGQLTNDYQLASFLGIILIYPIHKLLHILGCFKYREGTVIQWRIHFFFLPCIKLNIKRIIPKWHYIFSLILPFLIITAILVALMLLTPIGHSGMFLILLSVHFGMSFSDFTHIKKLWKMPKNCFIESAERGFSILISD from the coding sequence ATGCGCTGCCTTAAATCAATCAACACAGAGCGACGAGACGAATTTAATCGACTTTTCCTAAAAGGAATTCTTGTCTGGCTAGCTGCCGTATGTATTTGTTTTTTAACACAACATTTAATTTACCCTGGTCAACTTACAAATGACTATCAACTTGCTAGCTTTTTAGGTATTATTTTAATTTACCCCATTCATAAATTACTTCATATTCTTGGATGCTTTAAATATCGCGAAGGAACTGTTATTCAATGGCGCATCCATTTCTTTTTCCTTCCATGTATTAAATTAAATATTAAGCGCATAATACCAAAATGGCATTACATTTTTTCGTTAATTTTACCATTTTTGATTATCACTGCTATTTTAGTTGCATTAATGCTTCTTACACCCATCGGACATTCAGGTATGTTCCTGATATTACTTTCTGTCCACTTCGGAATGAGCTTTTCTGATTTTACACATATTAAAAAACTATGGAAAATGCCAAAGAATTGTTTTATCGAAAGTGCAGAACGTGGGTTTTCTATTTTGATTTCTGACTAA
- a CDS encoding YtxH domain-containing protein has protein sequence MNKKSLIFGILAGGAIGAAASVLFAPKSGNELRKDIVAKSGEASVILKELAYNANELIQSVQVLGTEGSTLLKDVSSDIMESVSKWNEEMEPEKKRLKDEIKDMQKTISDLEKTLKKDNK, from the coding sequence ATGAATAAAAAATCACTTATTTTCGGTATTTTAGCTGGTGGGGCAATTGGAGCTGCAGCCTCAGTATTGTTTGCTCCAAAATCCGGCAATGAACTTCGAAAAGATATTGTCGCTAAATCAGGCGAAGCAAGTGTTATTTTAAAAGAACTCGCATATAATGCAAATGAGCTTATCCAATCAGTTCAAGTTCTTGGCACAGAAGGTTCTACTCTATTAAAAGATGTTTCCTCTGACATCATGGAATCTGTTTCCAAATGGAATGAAGAAATGGAACCGGAGAAGAAACGCTTAAAAGACGAAATCAAAGATATGCAAAAAACAATTTCTGACTTAGAAAAAACACTAAAAAAAGATAATAAATAA
- a CDS encoding GNAT family N-acetyltransferase, with protein MIRKLTVSDNEEVMALLKPEATLNLFIIGDIENFGYESDVQELWGEFDLSGKLHALLLRFDTFFLPYSKDANFDAKAFSEIIAKHDTYEVSGISRVTKELEPFLPELAEKRQDTYFCECEHVNRISVNQDVIVRTAVAEDVAPIIKMRKHIKEFGSRDENEELIIRQIEKGVKRIYYIEQDQEVVAVAETSAENSFSAMITGVATSDGYRQRGFASTLLKKLCCDVLAEGKKPCLFYDNPVAGEIYHRLGFEHTGDFVMYK; from the coding sequence ATGATTAGAAAACTAACTGTATCTGATAATGAAGAAGTAATGGCACTTTTAAAACCCGAAGCAACCCTCAATTTATTTATTATCGGGGATATCGAAAATTTTGGTTACGAGAGTGATGTGCAAGAGCTTTGGGGCGAATTCGATTTATCAGGTAAATTACATGCATTGTTACTTCGATTCGATACGTTTTTCTTACCGTATTCAAAAGATGCTAATTTTGATGCAAAAGCTTTCTCAGAAATTATTGCTAAGCATGATACATATGAAGTTAGCGGTATTTCTCGTGTCACAAAGGAACTAGAACCATTTTTACCAGAGCTTGCTGAAAAAAGACAAGACACTTATTTCTGCGAATGCGAACATGTAAATCGTATTTCTGTCAATCAAGACGTTATTGTCAGAACGGCAGTGGCAGAAGATGTAGCTCCAATTATTAAAATGCGCAAACATATTAAAGAATTTGGTTCGCGCGACGAAAATGAAGAATTAATTATTCGCCAAATTGAAAAAGGCGTGAAACGAATTTATTATATTGAACAAGATCAGGAAGTAGTTGCTGTAGCTGAAACGTCGGCAGAAAATTCTTTTTCAGCAATGATTACTGGTGTAGCGACGAGTGATGGTTATAGACAACGTGGTTTTGCAAGTACACTTCTAAAAAAATTATGTTGTGATGTATTAGCAGAAGGCAAAAAACCATGTTTGTTTTATGATAACCCAGTAGCAGGAGAAATTTATCACCGCCTAGGTTTTGAACATACCGGAGATTTTGTCATGTACAAATAG
- a CDS encoding antibiotic biosynthesis monooxygenase family protein produces MKKVFITTGTEHYLRQLMANYTGANVTLLQNFSQSLLYQESTGEKLFQEGAEYRVLQSSGSLKGFGVVVFEYVHLRDEEIPIFLQMYQRASLHFSETPGLQSTKLTKAMNMNKFLIISFWDSEVFFQEWKKTPLYKEITNIMKKNNSQSNFSHEDIYHYPEFSHDAK; encoded by the coding sequence ATGAAAAAAGTATTTATCACCACTGGAACAGAGCACTACCTTCGTCAATTAATGGCGAATTATACTGGCGCAAATGTGACACTTCTACAAAATTTTTCCCAATCGCTTTTGTATCAAGAGTCTACTGGCGAAAAACTTTTCCAAGAAGGAGCTGAATATCGAGTATTACAAAGCAGTGGTTCCTTAAAAGGTTTTGGGGTAGTTGTCTTTGAATATGTCCACCTCCGCGATGAAGAAATCCCTATTTTCTTGCAAATGTATCAACGAGCTAGCCTACATTTTAGTGAAACCCCTGGCTTGCAAAGTACAAAACTCACAAAAGCGATGAATATGAATAAATTTTTAATTATCTCTTTTTGGGACTCTGAAGTTTTCTTTCAAGAATGGAAAAAAACACCTTTGTACAAAGAAATTACAAATATCATGAAAAAAAATAATTCGCAATCTAACTTTTCTCACGAGGATATTTATCATTATCCGGAATTTTCGCACGACGCTAAATAA
- a CDS encoding HIT family protein, giving the protein MDDCIFCKIVRGEIPSAKVYEDDEVYAFLDLGQVTEGHTLVIPKKHARNTFDLPDETAAELFRRVPKIARALKEALPIQGLNILNNNEEVAFQSVFHCHIHLIPRYSKSDDFGLKWKDNADWYTQERYQEIAELIAAKVD; this is encoded by the coding sequence ATGGACGATTGCATTTTCTGCAAAATAGTTCGCGGTGAAATTCCTTCTGCCAAAGTGTACGAAGATGATGAAGTATATGCTTTCCTTGATTTAGGGCAAGTCACAGAAGGTCATACACTCGTAATTCCCAAAAAACATGCTAGGAACACATTTGACTTACCCGATGAAACGGCCGCTGAATTATTCCGCCGCGTACCCAAAATCGCGAGGGCATTAAAAGAAGCTTTACCAATTCAGGGATTAAATATTTTAAATAATAATGAAGAAGTTGCTTTCCAATCTGTTTTTCATTGTCATATCCATTTAATACCAAGGTATAGCAAATCAGATGACTTTGGGTTAAAATGGAAAGATAACGCAGACTGGTATACGCAAGAACGTTACCAAGAAATTGCTGAACTTATTGCAGCAAAAGTAGACTAA
- the yhaM gene encoding 3'-5' exoribonuclease YhaM, producing the protein MEKRLLDFEVGETVDLFLLIKSSVKGTASNGKPFLSLVLQDKSGELEAKLWDVKESDEANYGVQQIVHLMGDIQNYRGRKQLKIRQIRQATALDGVSASEFMETAPINKEEMADEITQYIFEMKNANLQRITRALLKKYQDDFYDYPAAMRHHHEFVSGLSFHVVSMLRLAKSVADLYPSVNRDLLYAGVILHDLGKVIELSGPVSTTYTLEGNLIGHISIVVEEVSKIADELSIDGEEVVVLKHVLLSHHGKGEWGSPKPPLVREAEILHQIDLMDASLNMMDKVLKHTKPGEFSERVFGLDNRSFYNPTFE; encoded by the coding sequence ATGGAAAAAAGATTATTAGACTTTGAAGTTGGGGAAACAGTAGACTTATTCTTGCTAATTAAATCAAGCGTAAAAGGAACGGCTAGCAACGGAAAGCCCTTTTTGAGCCTTGTCTTGCAAGATAAATCAGGTGAATTAGAGGCAAAACTTTGGGATGTTAAAGAAAGTGATGAAGCGAATTACGGAGTACAACAAATAGTTCACCTTATGGGTGATATTCAAAATTATCGTGGTCGTAAACAATTGAAAATCCGCCAAATTAGACAGGCTACAGCGCTAGATGGTGTTAGTGCCAGTGAATTCATGGAAACCGCGCCAATTAATAAAGAAGAAATGGCCGATGAAATTACACAATATATTTTTGAAATGAAAAATGCAAACTTACAACGAATTACACGAGCGCTGTTAAAAAAATATCAAGATGATTTTTATGATTATCCAGCAGCAATGCGTCATCATCATGAATTTGTTTCTGGTTTGAGCTTTCATGTAGTTTCCATGCTACGTCTTGCTAAATCGGTCGCTGATCTATACCCATCTGTTAATCGGGATTTATTGTACGCAGGTGTGATTTTACATGATTTAGGAAAAGTTATTGAACTTTCTGGTCCAGTATCGACAACATACACACTGGAAGGTAATTTAATTGGTCATATATCTATCGTAGTGGAAGAAGTTAGTAAAATTGCTGACGAACTTTCGATTGATGGTGAAGAAGTCGTGGTATTAAAACATGTGCTTCTTTCTCATCACGGCAAAGGGGAATGGGGTAGCCCAAAACCACCACTTGTGCGTGAAGCAGAGATTTTACACCAAATTGATTTAATGGATGCATCTTTGAATATGATGGATAAAGTATTAAAACATACAAAACCTGGTGAATTCAGTGAACGAGTATTTGGATTAGACAATCGTTCATTTTATAATCCTACGTTTGAATAA
- a CDS encoding ATP-binding protein, producing the protein MRITSIDIIGYGKWSDAHFNNITNFQVFYGENEAGKSTIMAFIHSILFGFPTKQQSIPRMEPKNGGPYGGRLTLEDTPLGRVIIERLKGKATGDVRIYYGDGQTAGEEKLPEIIGEIDRNTYEAIFSFDIHGLQNIHQWKKKEFERYLLATGTTGSDALLKAAEALQKKLDSLYKPSGRNPLINQQLKKVKEAQQAFQNAKKQNAQYEQLIHEKEEAIVRQTELQKEKTTMRVELDTLATLADLWPLYQEWKALSNKASETTEASFPPDGVIRLEHLHLREKEWQNQLIQLEERKKNLISNNKYEHSTFFAENEAEVTYLIETYAAFGEREIQLKNLNQEIKFQQVDTKQPLRIWSSELEQTMIHLKEKEESYKEQQHDIELKLKYTNDSEKKLQKKIDQIEAEMWDNKTFQQAKEKMQDSPKTFRTKTMVSLGIFAVAFILMIVFQAIWSVALVFVFALIAGYAFITTGKSSPTNNEQILAFLEQKKIRQEWQQLLNEMDMVASQIAELRAAENKLSENIYQHTMELRHFFSDLGINSEPSSNWLYELSAYKKNSEKKQLAMELISKLEPLVEKQEAYRARLENLKLPVDYTDMEEKITFLRQGLLYYRNHLTENAKLAEKLEQVTMQLDLVKQDLLLVKKEKADLLERANVSNEEDFRMAAMRVKEEQKWRERLVLIEAQLEPEKREALNQYENQATIKEKELQLEEALRQIELEQEQLHASLAAQNHALDKLEEGGTFAGLMQEFYSEKSNLQQISAEWTETKLALQMLQNTMQQLQEGKLPKTLKLASEYFNHLTSGNYKKVYLQDNRLQVESKGSIPFFPEELSQATKEQLYLAIRFALIDVIHKDFPLPIIIDDGFVHFDSSRMGQMMQLLQKRKSENQVIFFTCHQETRKYFSSEDIRVL; encoded by the coding sequence ATGAGAATAACCTCTATTGATATTATTGGTTACGGAAAATGGTCTGATGCTCATTTTAATAATATTACCAATTTCCAAGTGTTCTATGGTGAAAATGAAGCTGGAAAATCAACTATTATGGCTTTTATACATAGTATTTTGTTTGGTTTCCCAACGAAACAACAATCAATACCACGCATGGAGCCAAAAAACGGAGGACCATATGGCGGAAGGTTAACGTTAGAAGACACACCTTTAGGAAGAGTCATCATTGAACGCTTAAAAGGAAAAGCAACGGGAGATGTTCGGATATATTACGGAGATGGTCAAACTGCTGGAGAAGAAAAATTACCAGAAATTATCGGCGAAATTGATCGAAACACCTATGAGGCTATTTTTTCATTCGATATACACGGTTTGCAAAATATTCATCAATGGAAAAAGAAAGAATTTGAACGCTATTTGTTAGCAACAGGAACAACAGGTTCGGACGCTCTTCTAAAGGCGGCCGAAGCGTTACAAAAAAAATTAGATAGTCTATATAAACCGAGCGGGCGAAATCCACTAATTAACCAACAACTAAAAAAAGTAAAAGAAGCCCAACAAGCTTTTCAAAACGCCAAAAAACAAAATGCGCAATATGAACAATTAATCCACGAGAAAGAAGAAGCGATAGTAAGGCAAACAGAGCTACAAAAAGAAAAAACAACAATGCGAGTGGAGTTAGATACATTAGCAACATTAGCGGATTTGTGGCCATTATACCAAGAATGGAAAGCACTCAGTAACAAAGCTTCAGAAACAACAGAAGCTTCTTTTCCACCTGATGGAGTTATTCGTTTAGAACACTTACACCTTCGAGAAAAAGAATGGCAGAATCAACTTATCCAACTAGAAGAACGTAAAAAAAATCTAATTAGCAACAATAAGTATGAACATAGTACTTTTTTTGCCGAAAATGAAGCAGAAGTCACGTATCTAATCGAAACGTATGCAGCTTTTGGAGAGCGAGAAATCCAGTTAAAGAATTTAAACCAAGAAATTAAATTTCAGCAAGTCGACACAAAACAACCACTTAGAATATGGTCGAGCGAACTAGAACAAACAATGATTCATTTAAAAGAAAAAGAAGAGTCCTACAAAGAGCAACAACATGATATCGAGCTGAAATTAAAATATACTAATGACTCCGAAAAAAAGCTCCAAAAGAAGATTGATCAAATAGAAGCGGAGATGTGGGATAATAAAACATTCCAACAAGCAAAAGAAAAAATGCAGGATAGTCCTAAAACTTTTAGAACTAAGACGATGGTTTCCTTGGGCATATTTGCAGTAGCGTTCATCTTGATGATAGTTTTCCAAGCTATTTGGAGTGTAGCACTTGTTTTTGTTTTTGCCCTTATAGCGGGTTATGCTTTTATTACTACTGGAAAATCCTCTCCAACAAATAATGAGCAAATTCTAGCTTTTTTAGAACAAAAGAAAATAAGACAAGAATGGCAACAACTTTTGAACGAAATGGATATGGTTGCTTCACAAATTGCGGAATTAAGAGCAGCTGAGAATAAATTAAGTGAAAATATCTACCAACATACGATGGAACTGAGGCACTTCTTTTCTGACTTGGGAATAAATAGTGAACCTAGTTCGAACTGGCTTTATGAACTTAGCGCTTACAAAAAAAATAGTGAAAAAAAGCAATTAGCAATGGAACTTATCTCCAAACTAGAACCATTAGTAGAGAAGCAAGAAGCATATAGGGCAAGACTAGAAAACTTAAAATTGCCTGTAGATTATACTGACATGGAAGAAAAAATCACTTTTCTCCGTCAGGGTTTGCTCTATTATCGGAACCACTTAACTGAAAACGCAAAGCTCGCTGAAAAATTGGAACAAGTAACGATGCAATTAGATTTAGTTAAGCAAGATTTATTACTTGTAAAGAAAGAAAAGGCTGACTTACTAGAACGTGCGAATGTGAGTAACGAAGAAGACTTCCGCATGGCCGCAATGCGCGTGAAAGAAGAACAGAAATGGCGCGAACGATTAGTTTTAATAGAAGCGCAACTTGAGCCAGAAAAGCGAGAAGCTCTAAATCAATATGAAAACCAAGCAACTATCAAAGAAAAAGAACTGCAATTAGAAGAAGCTCTACGGCAGATAGAATTAGAACAAGAGCAACTTCATGCCTCACTCGCAGCACAAAACCATGCACTAGACAAATTAGAAGAAGGTGGTACTTTCGCTGGACTGATGCAAGAATTTTATTCAGAAAAAAGTAACTTACAGCAAATCTCAGCTGAGTGGACAGAAACAAAGCTAGCGCTTCAAATGTTGCAAAACACGATGCAACAGTTACAAGAAGGAAAACTTCCAAAAACATTAAAATTGGCAAGTGAATATTTTAATCACTTAACTAGTGGGAATTATAAAAAAGTCTATTTGCAAGATAATAGGCTTCAAGTAGAGAGTAAGGGTAGTATTCCGTTCTTCCCTGAAGAACTTAGCCAAGCAACTAAGGAACAGCTATATTTGGCTATTCGTTTTGCATTAATTGATGTTATTCACAAAGACTTTCCACTTCCAATCATAATTGATGATGGATTTGTGCATTTTGATTCCTCGAGAATGGGACAAATGATGCAGCTACTACAAAAACGAAAAAGTGAAAACCAAGTCATTTTTTTCACATGCCATCAAGAAACTCGCAAATATTTTTCCAGTGAGGACATACGCGTGCTATAA
- a CDS encoding ABC transporter permease, with product MKMIFDSKALWKERFSAYTTEVMRYLRYMFNDHLLFVLVIGLGAGIFYYAGWVKTLESTFPVIPLMVILLTASIAISPVATLLKKPDIVYLIVQEKAMDTYFTQAKIASFFMQLYVFVIVLGVCMPMYVEVTEVPYSQFFTLFIVLSMLKAWNIYFGWESMKLEEADTTWMFIRVILNAILIYIALVAAPYISIPLVLVVLLASYYWLRTKTAKVTLRWEYLVDKEEARMNRFYRLVNLFTDVPHLRGTVRRRSYLDFLYQPIPYAKRKTFAYLFSRTFIRTNEYAGLYIRLTVIAVILLVFVQGFYLNIIFSLLFLYLTGFQFIPMLKHYDAQIMLRLYPINDSYRHRSFIHFLRILLLAQALLFSVIGIAQNGTIGGMIILGINLAFVVIFTFLYAPIRMKKMYE from the coding sequence ATGAAGATGATATTTGACAGCAAAGCACTTTGGAAAGAACGTTTTAGTGCCTATACGACTGAAGTCATGCGCTATCTTCGTTATATGTTTAATGATCATTTGCTTTTTGTGCTTGTAATTGGGCTTGGAGCAGGGATTTTTTATTACGCTGGTTGGGTGAAGACGCTTGAGTCGACTTTCCCAGTTATCCCATTGATGGTTATTTTACTCACTGCTTCGATTGCCATTAGTCCTGTTGCCACGTTGCTAAAAAAACCAGATATTGTTTACTTAATTGTACAGGAAAAAGCAATGGATACTTATTTTACTCAAGCAAAAATAGCGAGCTTCTTTATGCAATTATACGTTTTTGTGATTGTGCTTGGCGTTTGTATGCCAATGTATGTGGAAGTGACAGAGGTCCCGTACAGCCAATTTTTCACTTTGTTTATTGTTCTCAGTATGCTTAAAGCGTGGAACATTTATTTTGGCTGGGAAAGTATGAAATTAGAAGAGGCGGATACAACGTGGATGTTTATTCGTGTTATCCTTAATGCTATTTTAATTTATATTGCGTTAGTCGCCGCACCTTATATTTCTATTCCGTTAGTTTTAGTAGTGCTTTTGGCAAGTTACTACTGGCTTCGAACTAAAACGGCAAAAGTGACGTTACGCTGGGAATATTTAGTTGATAAAGAAGAAGCGCGAATGAACCGTTTTTATCGTTTAGTGAATTTGTTTACGGATGTACCTCACTTGCGCGGCACGGTTCGAAGACGTAGTTATCTCGATTTTCTGTATCAACCAATTCCTTATGCGAAAAGAAAAACGTTTGCTTATCTATTTAGTCGGACTTTTATTAGAACAAATGAATATGCCGGTCTTTACATTAGACTTACAGTAATTGCCGTTATTTTACTCGTGTTTGTGCAAGGTTTTTATTTAAATATTATTTTTTCATTATTATTTTTGTATTTAACAGGCTTTCAATTTATCCCGATGTTAAAACATTACGATGCTCAAATTATGTTAAGACTTTATCCGATTAATGATAGCTATCGTCATCGTAGTTTTATCCATTTTCTAAGGATTTTGTTGCTCGCTCAAGCACTACTCTTTAGCGTGATTGGTATTGCTCAAAATGGAACCATCGGCGGGATGATTATTTTAGGAATCAATTTGGCTTTTGTAGTCATCTTTACGTTTCTTTATGCTCCAATTAGAATGAAAAAAATGTACGAATGA
- the prsA2 gene encoding posttranslocation chaperone PrsA2 produces MKKKLILGLVMVMALFSLAACGGGGDVVKTDSGDVTKDELYDAMKDKYGSEFVQQLTFEKILGDKYKVSDEDVDKKFNEYKSQYGDQFSAVLAQSGLTEKSFKSQLKYNLLVQKATEANTDTSDKVLKKYYETWQPDITVSHILVADENKAKEVEQKLKDGAKFADLAKEYSTDTATKENGGELAPFGPGKMDPAFEKAAYALKNKGDISAPVKTQYGYHIIQMDKPATKTTFEKDKKAVKASYLESQLTTENMQKTLKEEFKKANVKVEDKDLKDAFKDFDGSSSSEKESSK; encoded by the coding sequence ATGAAGAAGAAATTAATACTTGGACTTGTCATGGTGATGGCATTGTTCAGTCTAGCAGCGTGCGGTGGCGGCGGAGATGTCGTTAAGACAGACTCTGGCGATGTAACAAAAGACGAACTTTATGACGCAATGAAAGATAAATACGGTTCTGAATTCGTACAACAACTGACTTTCGAAAAAATTCTTGGCGATAAATACAAAGTAAGTGATGAAGACGTTGACAAAAAATTCAACGAGTATAAATCACAATACGGCGATCAATTCTCTGCTGTTTTAGCTCAAAGTGGCTTAACAGAAAAATCATTCAAAAGCCAACTTAAGTACAATTTGTTAGTTCAAAAAGCTACGGAAGCCAATACAGATACTAGCGACAAAGTTCTTAAAAAATACTACGAAACTTGGCAACCAGATATTACTGTAAGCCATATTCTTGTAGCTGATGAAAACAAAGCCAAAGAAGTTGAACAAAAACTGAAAGATGGCGCAAAATTTGCTGATTTAGCGAAAGAATATTCCACAGATACTGCTACTAAAGAAAATGGTGGAGAGTTAGCTCCATTCGGTCCTGGTAAAATGGATCCTGCATTTGAAAAAGCAGCTTATGCCCTTAAAAACAAAGGCGACATTAGCGCTCCAGTAAAAACACAATATGGATACCACATCATCCAAATGGACAAACCTGCAACAAAAACAACTTTTGAAAAAGATAAAAAAGCTGTAAAAGCTTCTTACCTTGAGTCTCAATTGACTACTGAAAACATGCAAAAAACGCTTAAAGAAGAATTCAAAAAAGCTAATGTAAAAGTAGAAGATAAAGACTTGAAAGATGCTTTCAAAGATTTTGATGGTTCTTCATCTAGTGAAAAAGAGTCATCTAAATAA
- the hemH gene encoding ferrochelatase, which translates to MTKKVGLLVMAYGTPYKDEDIERYYTDIRHGHKPSEEMIADLRGRYHAIGGLSPLAKITEAQAYGLEKALNESQDEVEFKTYIGLKHIEPFIEDAVEAMHKDGIEEAISIVLAPHYSSFSVEAYNKRAKEAADKLGSPSIKAINDWYKQPKFIQMWANRINETAKQIPADELLDTVLIVSAHSLPEKIKQHNDPYPDQLQETANLIFEKVVVPHYALGWQSEGKTGEPWLGPDVQDLTRELYGQEKYKHFIYTPVGFVAEHLEVLYDNDYECKVVTDEVGAAYHRPPMPNADPEFLEVLRTVVWEKYSN; encoded by the coding sequence ATGACTAAAAAAGTAGGTCTACTTGTAATGGCATACGGAACACCGTATAAAGATGAAGATATCGAACGTTACTATACGGATATTCGTCATGGTCATAAGCCAAGTGAAGAAATGATTGCTGATTTACGCGGTAGATACCATGCAATCGGCGGACTATCCCCACTTGCAAAAATTACCGAAGCACAAGCCTATGGACTAGAAAAAGCTTTAAACGAATCGCAGGATGAAGTAGAATTCAAGACATATATCGGTTTAAAACATATTGAACCTTTCATTGAAGATGCGGTAGAAGCTATGCATAAAGATGGAATAGAAGAAGCAATCTCGATTGTTTTAGCGCCACATTACTCAAGCTTTAGCGTCGAAGCATATAATAAAAGAGCAAAAGAGGCAGCTGATAAACTAGGTAGTCCTAGCATTAAAGCTATCAATGATTGGTATAAACAACCCAAATTCATCCAAATGTGGGCCAATAGAATTAATGAAACAGCAAAACAAATTCCAGCTGATGAATTGTTGGATACCGTTTTAATTGTTTCTGCGCACAGTTTGCCGGAGAAAATCAAACAACATAATGACCCATACCCAGACCAACTGCAAGAAACGGCAAATCTCATTTTTGAAAAGGTGGTAGTTCCTCATTATGCGTTAGGTTGGCAAAGTGAAGGGAAAACTGGAGAACCTTGGCTTGGACCTGATGTACAAGATTTAACGAGAGAACTTTATGGTCAAGAAAAATACAAACACTTTATTTATACGCCAGTTGGATTTGTAGCAGAACATTTAGAAGTATTATATGACAATGATTATGAATGTAAAGTAGTAACCGATGAAGTTGGCGCGGCTTATCACCGGCCTCCAATGCCAAACGCGGATCCAGAATTCTTAGAAGTATTAAGAACGGTTGTCTGGGAAAAATATAGCAATTAA
- a CDS encoding ABC transporter ATP-binding protein, which produces MALVEVEHLTGGYTKRPVLKDISFAIEEKQIVGLIGLNGAGKSTTIKHITGLMHPKQGTIKINNHQLVEDTETYRKQFSYIPETPVLYEELTLKEHLELTGMAYGISEEELHARMTPLLKEFRLEKKLNWFPAHFSKGMKQKVMIMSAFLIEPKLYIIDEPFVGLDPLGIQSLLNWMDEMRSKGASILMSTHILATAEKYCDTFIIIHQGEIRAEGTLKDLQTNFEMPGASLDEIYIQLTKEEEADEDDI; this is translated from the coding sequence ATGGCTTTAGTAGAAGTAGAACATCTGACGGGCGGGTACACCAAACGTCCAGTCTTAAAAGATATTTCATTTGCGATTGAAGAAAAACAGATTGTTGGCTTAATTGGACTTAACGGGGCAGGAAAAAGTACGACGATTAAACATATAACCGGCCTAATGCATCCTAAACAAGGAACTATTAAAATCAATAATCATCAATTAGTGGAAGATACAGAAACATATAGAAAGCAATTTTCTTATATCCCAGAAACGCCGGTATTGTATGAAGAATTAACCTTAAAAGAACATTTAGAATTAACCGGTATGGCTTATGGCATATCAGAAGAAGAGCTGCATGCAAGAATGACTCCTCTTTTAAAAGAGTTTCGTTTAGAGAAAAAACTTAATTGGTTTCCAGCCCATTTTTCTAAAGGGATGAAACAAAAAGTAATGATTATGTCGGCTTTTTTAATTGAGCCTAAATTATATATCATTGATGAGCCTTTTGTTGGCTTAGATCCGCTTGGTATTCAGTCATTACTTAACTGGATGGACGAAATGCGTAGTAAAGGTGCAAGCATTTTAATGTCCACGCATATACTTGCAACGGCTGAGAAATATTGCGATACGTTCATTATTATTCATCAAGGCGAAATTCGCGCAGAGGGGACACTGAAAGACTTGCAAACAAACTTCGAAATGCCAGGAGCTTCACTTGATGAAATTTACATTCAGTTGACAAAGGAAGAGGAAGCTGATGAAGATGATATTTGA